A region from the Thermoanaerobaculia bacterium genome encodes:
- a CDS encoding HDIG domain-containing protein, translating to MDRPPPAGFFARLIRRTERSSAEPRSWRDHVGLWMALYVLVTTAAFSPGISFRTAKLRAGAIADRDFVAPRDFILPDPEATDRKRTEAAAGVLPVYDRDVQSAAHLEEAIRRIFESARGIERDFPPGKTPAAALRDAFPVPVGDGALRAMANVHFSPDLESRLISAETRLYRAGVVDNKELLLQHRDRGVLVRDSTGGGERPTVDLFSTVEYGNDLKSAIASDLGGVRLSPAEAREVAGFLASMMRPNLTYNAAESIHRRQLAMSQVESVLIKVPRGEVLVRRGDLISPRSARILAAVNPSVSRPESWSKLVGVLLLQLLAVFVFWIDSQTRLAASRRQSPPLLALLAVGIVFALIVRGTFAVTQSLASNFSSDALSSDSFAIPFAAGPILAVLVVGAGPGPAVLFAAVQAASIGVLMGMNFPFALYALAGSLAGIYGMKRLGSRSVLFALGGIVAAANVAAVGIGHALAADANSLWADSAAAVVGGLFVAGLVAFLLPVFENLFHVTTDIRLLELSNQNLPLLRTLAFEAPGTYQHSLTVGHLAEAASEAIGENPLLARVCAYYHDIGKTRMPDYFIENQPRGFNRHDRLEPSMSALIIASHVKEGAELARKSRLPGPILSGIREHHGTKLIRYFYQKALSKVEPGSPSVLESDYRYPGPKPSNRVNGILMIADAVEAASRTIAEPTPAKIAAMVRAISNDCLRDGQFDECDLTIRDLSAINDALVRTVTTMFHHRIDYPGFDFNREAGEVGRPRRSTGGVRLNAK from the coding sequence TGGATGGCGCTCTACGTCCTCGTCACGACCGCCGCGTTCTCGCCCGGGATCTCGTTCCGGACGGCGAAGCTGCGGGCGGGCGCGATCGCCGACCGCGATTTCGTCGCTCCCCGCGATTTCATCCTCCCGGATCCCGAGGCGACGGACCGGAAGCGCACCGAGGCGGCCGCCGGGGTGCTGCCCGTCTACGATCGCGACGTCCAGTCGGCCGCGCACCTGGAAGAGGCGATTCGCCGAATCTTCGAGAGCGCGCGGGGGATCGAGCGGGACTTTCCGCCCGGGAAGACGCCGGCCGCCGCGCTCCGTGACGCGTTCCCCGTTCCGGTCGGCGACGGTGCGCTGCGCGCGATGGCGAACGTCCACTTTTCGCCCGATCTCGAATCGCGCCTGATCTCGGCCGAGACGCGCCTCTATCGCGCCGGGGTCGTGGACAACAAGGAGCTCCTCCTCCAGCACCGCGACCGCGGCGTTCTCGTGCGCGACTCGACCGGAGGAGGGGAGCGCCCGACCGTGGACCTCTTTTCGACGGTCGAGTACGGCAACGACTTGAAGTCGGCGATCGCCTCCGATCTCGGCGGCGTCCGGCTGTCGCCGGCCGAAGCGCGCGAGGTGGCGGGGTTCCTCGCGTCGATGATGCGCCCGAATCTCACGTACAACGCCGCGGAATCGATCCATCGCCGCCAGCTCGCGATGAGCCAGGTGGAGAGCGTCCTGATCAAGGTGCCGCGCGGCGAGGTGCTCGTCCGGCGCGGCGACCTCATCAGCCCCCGCTCGGCGCGGATCCTCGCGGCGGTCAACCCGTCGGTTTCCCGGCCGGAATCGTGGTCGAAGCTCGTGGGCGTCCTTCTTCTCCAGCTCCTCGCCGTGTTCGTGTTCTGGATCGACAGCCAGACGCGCCTGGCCGCCTCGCGGCGCCAGTCGCCGCCGCTGCTGGCGCTGCTCGCCGTCGGGATCGTCTTCGCGCTCATCGTCCGGGGGACGTTCGCGGTCACCCAATCGCTGGCTTCGAACTTCTCCTCCGACGCGCTCTCGTCGGACTCCTTCGCGATTCCTTTCGCGGCGGGGCCGATTCTCGCCGTTCTCGTGGTCGGCGCCGGGCCGGGGCCCGCGGTGCTCTTCGCCGCCGTGCAGGCGGCCTCGATCGGCGTGCTGATGGGGATGAACTTCCCCTTCGCGCTCTACGCCCTCGCCGGCTCGCTCGCGGGGATCTACGGGATGAAGCGGCTCGGGTCGCGGAGCGTCCTCTTCGCCCTGGGCGGGATCGTGGCCGCGGCCAACGTCGCGGCCGTCGGGATCGGCCACGCGCTCGCCGCGGACGCGAACAGCCTCTGGGCGGATTCCGCGGCGGCCGTCGTCGGCGGGCTCTTCGTCGCCGGCCTCGTCGCGTTCCTGCTCCCCGTCTTCGAGAATCTCTTCCACGTCACGACCGACATCCGTCTGCTCGAGCTGTCCAACCAGAACCTTCCGCTCCTCCGGACGCTCGCGTTCGAAGCGCCGGGAACCTACCAGCACTCGCTGACGGTGGGACATCTCGCGGAAGCGGCCTCGGAGGCGATCGGGGAGAACCCGCTGCTGGCCCGGGTCTGCGCGTACTACCACGACATCGGGAAAACGCGGATGCCCGATTATTTCATCGAGAACCAGCCGCGCGGCTTCAACCGGCACGACAGGCTCGAGCCTTCGATGAGCGCGCTGATCATCGCGTCGCACGTGAAGGAAGGAGCCGAGCTCGCCCGCAAGTCTCGCCTGCCGGGCCCGATCCTCTCCGGCATCCGGGAGCACCACGGGACGAAGCTGATCCGGTACTTCTACCAGAAAGCCCTGTCGAAGGTGGAGCCGGGCTCGCCGTCGGTCCTCGAGTCGGATTACCGCTATCCCGGGCCGAAGCCCTCGAACCGCGTGAACGGGATCCTGATGATCGCCGACGCCGTGGAGGCGGCGTCGCGCACGATCGCGGAGCCGACCCCGGCCAAGATTGCGGCGATGGTCCGGGCGATCTCGAACGACTGCCTGCGCGACGGGCAGTTCGACGAGTGCGACCTGACGATTCGCGACCTGTCCGCGATCAACGACGCGCTGGTCCGGACGGTCACGACGATGTTCCACCACCGCATCGACTACCCGGGCTTCGACTTCAACCGGGAGGCGGGGGAGGTGGGGCGGCCGCGGCGCTCGACCGGGGGCGTCCGCCTGAACGCGAAATGA
- the ybeY gene encoding rRNA maturation RNase YbeY, with product MTVDFRATVRAPGCPSAAARRFLNRALALAGGTAEEISVVICGDGRMRGLNRRYRGKDRTTDVLSFPSGTADGFLGDLVVSAPEARRQARASGVPLRAAIERLLLHGLLHLLGYDHETDHGEMNALEAKLRRRLSIPA from the coding sequence ATGACCGTGGATTTCCGGGCGACCGTCCGGGCGCCGGGATGTCCGTCCGCGGCGGCGCGGCGTTTCCTCAACCGCGCGCTCGCGCTCGCCGGCGGGACGGCCGAGGAGATCTCCGTCGTGATCTGCGGCGACGGCCGGATGCGCGGGCTGAACCGCCGCTACCGCGGAAAGGACCGGACGACGGACGTGCTCTCGTTTCCGTCGGGAACGGCGGACGGGTTCCTGGGCGACCTGGTCGTCTCCGCCCCCGAGGCGCGGCGCCAGGCTCGTGCATCCGGGGTGCCTCTTCGCGCGGCGATCGAGAGGCTCCTCCTCCACGGACTCCTGCATCTGCTCGGATACGACCACGAGACGGACCACGGCGAGATGAACGCCCTGGAGGCGAAGCTGCGGCGGCGGCTGTCGATCCCGGCATGA